In Musa acuminata AAA Group cultivar baxijiao chromosome BXJ2-10, Cavendish_Baxijiao_AAA, whole genome shotgun sequence, a genomic segment contains:
- the LOC135624629 gene encoding U-box domain-containing protein 4-like translates to MEAESPSSYRYMGRSYSDSGDSSGAFSDCNSDHSGEFPSSGSPTSSTSSSGGGLHRLLISCAADYSDEVVRGLISEIESPSVTVESQRRAAMELRLLAKHSSENRLRIAAAGAVGPLVALLSHPDPQLQEHGVTAILNLSLCDENKAPIAAAGAIRPLIRILRTGTPAARENAACALLRLAQLDDLRAAIGRSGAIPPLVALLEFGGPRGKKDAATALFTLLASRENKARAVEAGIVRPLLDLMADPESGMVDKAAYVLHAVVEVAEGRAAAVDEDGIPVLVEMVERGTPRQKETAVRSLLEICKDSAVYRKMVAHEGAIPPLVDLSQSGTKKAKEKAESLLELLRQPRTTGNSHR, encoded by the exons GGCGACTCCTCCGGCGCCTTCAGCGACTGCAACAGCGACCATTCCGGCGAGTTTCCCTCCTCCGGATCGCCCACCTCGTCGACTTCTTCCTCTGGCGGCGGACTCCACCGGCTTCTCATCTCCTGCGCCGCTGATTACTCGGACGAGGTGGTGCGCGGGCTCATCTCTGAAATCGAGTCCCCTTCCGTCACCGTGGAGTCGCAGCGCCGCGCCGCCATGGAGCTCCGCCTCCTCGCGAAGCACAGCTCGGAGAACCGGCTGCGCATCGCGGCTGCCGGCGCCGTCGGGCCCCTCGTCGCGCTGCTCTCCCACCCGGACCCCCAGCTGCAGGAGCACGGCGTCACCGCCATCCTGAACCTCTCCCTATGCGACGAGAACAAAGCCCCGATCGCGGCCGCCGGCGCCATCCGACCGCTCATCCGCATCCTACGAACCGGCACCCCCGCTGCCCGGGAGAACGCCGCCTGCGCCCTCCTCCGCCTCGCCCAGCTCGACGACCTCCGGGCTGCCATCGGCCGCTCCGGCGCCATCCCTCCCCTGGTGGCCCTCCTCGAGTTTGGCGGCCCCCGCGGGAAGAAGGACGCCGCCACCGCCCTCTTCACCCTGCTCGCCTCCCGCGAGAACAAGGCCCGGGCCGTCGAGGCCGGAATCGTGCGGCCGCTCCTGGACCTGATGGCCGACCCGGAGTCCGGCATGGTGGACAAGGCCGCGTACGTGCTGCACGCGGTGGTGGAGGTGGCGGAGGGGCGGGCGGCGGCGGTGGACGAGGACGGCATCCCGGTTCTGGTGGAGATGGTGGAGAGGGGCACCCCGCGGCAGAAGGAGACGGCCGTCCGCTCCCTCCTCGAGATCTGCAAGGATAGCGCCGTCTACCGCAAGATGGTCGCCCACGAGGGCGCCATCCCCCCTCTCGTCGACCTCTCCCAGTCCGGCACCAAGAAGGCCAAGGAGAAG GCGGAATCGCTGCTCGAGCTACTGCGGCAACCGAGGACGACCGGCAACTCACACCGGTAG
- the LOC135625884 gene encoding uncharacterized protein LOC135625884 isoform X3, which produces MENQHQQEHTPATMIWTLMTIGNGSILGGFKILCHMRILYQQILRILVQTHASKYLILYNNLRLPLQHDECGSAGHGGQNYVHITADDGRSTLKEHNGSMVDKIEASDLQRKHDRSKACEDDDEWRHDGYFELEAEASAPRKRPAFSEKKMPAEDVPPTRSELRNRHDRQTFGVSGRMEKENYFSHGDELERFFHQADDKHDSRGDRYHQRNETYRAGYQSRERHGSRDTRGRETFAGRYGEKKTYRQGGLQVERWRHDHFDEANRSPTPKNEEEQIAKVEALLAL; this is translated from the exons ATGGAAAACCAGCATCAGCAAGAACATACTCCCGCAACCATGATTTGGACATTGATGACAATAGGGAATGGAAGCATCTTGGGCGGTTTCAAGATACTTTGCCATATGAGAATTCTTTATCAGCAGATTCTAAG GATTCTTGTTCAGACCCATGCCTCAAAGTACCTCATTTTATATAACAATCTTAGGCTACCTTTGCAGCACGATGAATGTGGCAGTGCTGGGCATGGTGGTCAAAACTATGTTCACATAACTGCTG ACGATGGACGGAGTACTTTAAAAGAGCATAATGGCAGCATGGTGGACAAGATAGAGGCATCTGATTTGCAGAGGAAACATGACAGGAGTAAAGCATGTGAAGATGACGACGAGTGGAGACATGATGGGTATTTTGAATTGGAGGCTGAGGCATCAGCTCCCAGGAAAAGGCCTGCATTCAGTGAAAAAAAAATGCCAGCAGAAGATGTCCCTCCCACTAGATCAGAACTCAGAAACCGCCATGATCGACAAACTTTTGGTGTTTCAGGACGGATGGAAAAGGAAAACTACTTTTCACATGGAGATGAGCTTGAGAGATTTTTCCATCAGGCCGACGATAAACATGATAGCCGGGGAGACAGATATCACCAAAGAAATGAAACGTACAGAGCTGGTTATCAGTCGAGAGAGAGGCATGGTAGCAGGGACACAAGGGGCAGGGAAACTTTTGCTGGAAGATACGGCGAGAAAAAAACCTATCGACAGGGTGGTTTGCAAGTAGAAAGATGGAGGCATGATCATTTTGATGAAGCAAATAGAAGCCCAACCCCAAAGAATGAAGAAGAGCAGATAGCTAAGGTTGAAGCACTGTTGGCTCTGTAG
- the LOC135625884 gene encoding uncharacterized protein LOC135625884 isoform X2 translates to MADACPPDRKGKKKGNPVQKDSGDMENQHQQEHTPATMIWTLMTIGNGSILGGFKILCHMRILYQQILRILVQTHASKYLILYNNLRLPLQHDECGSAGHGGQNYVHITADDGRSTLKEHNGSMVDKIEASDLQRKHDRSKACEDDDEWRHDGYFELEAEASAPRKRPAFSEKKMPAEDVPPTRSELRNRHDRQTFGVSGRMEKENYFSHGDELERFFHQADDKHDSRGDRYHQRNETYRAGYQSRERHGSRDTRGRETFAGRYGEKKTYRQGGLQVERWRHDHFDEANRSPTPKNEEEQIAKVEALLAL, encoded by the exons ATGGCAGACGCCTGTCCTCCCGATCggaaagggaaaaagaaagggaACCCAG TCCAAAAAGATTCAGGAGACATGGAAAACCAGCATCAGCAAGAACATACTCCCGCAACCATGATTTGGACATTGATGACAATAGGGAATGGAAGCATCTTGGGCGGTTTCAAGATACTTTGCCATATGAGAATTCTTTATCAGCAGATTCTAAG GATTCTTGTTCAGACCCATGCCTCAAAGTACCTCATTTTATATAACAATCTTAGGCTACCTTTGCAGCACGATGAATGTGGCAGTGCTGGGCATGGTGGTCAAAACTATGTTCACATAACTGCTG ACGATGGACGGAGTACTTTAAAAGAGCATAATGGCAGCATGGTGGACAAGATAGAGGCATCTGATTTGCAGAGGAAACATGACAGGAGTAAAGCATGTGAAGATGACGACGAGTGGAGACATGATGGGTATTTTGAATTGGAGGCTGAGGCATCAGCTCCCAGGAAAAGGCCTGCATTCAGTGAAAAAAAAATGCCAGCAGAAGATGTCCCTCCCACTAGATCAGAACTCAGAAACCGCCATGATCGACAAACTTTTGGTGTTTCAGGACGGATGGAAAAGGAAAACTACTTTTCACATGGAGATGAGCTTGAGAGATTTTTCCATCAGGCCGACGATAAACATGATAGCCGGGGAGACAGATATCACCAAAGAAATGAAACGTACAGAGCTGGTTATCAGTCGAGAGAGAGGCATGGTAGCAGGGACACAAGGGGCAGGGAAACTTTTGCTGGAAGATACGGCGAGAAAAAAACCTATCGACAGGGTGGTTTGCAAGTAGAAAGATGGAGGCATGATCATTTTGATGAAGCAAATAGAAGCCCAACCCCAAAGAATGAAGAAGAGCAGATAGCTAAGGTTGAAGCACTGTTGGCTCTGTAG
- the LOC135625884 gene encoding uncharacterized protein LOC135625884 isoform X1 encodes MPEERRRREGGEGGGSLSRREGRDCDGRRLSSRSEREKEREPSPKRFRRHGKPASARTYSRNHDLDIDDNREWKHLGRFQDTLPYENSLSADSKHDECGSAGHGGQNYVHITADDGRSTLKEHNGSMVDKIEASDLQRKHDRSKACEDDDEWRHDGYFELEAEASAPRKRPAFSEKKMPAEDVPPTRSELRNRHDRQTFGVSGRMEKENYFSHGDELERFFHQADDKHDSRGDRYHQRNETYRAGYQSRERHGSRDTRGRETFAGRYGEKKTYRQGGLQVERWRHDHFDEANRSPTPKNEEEQIAKVEALLAL; translated from the exons ATGCCGGAGGAGCGGAGACGAAGGGAAGGCGGGGAGGGAGGAGGATCGTTGTCTCGTCGAGAGGGCCGTGATTGCGATGGCAGACGCCTGTCCTCCCGATCggaaagggaaaaagaaagggaACCCAG TCCAAAAAGATTCAGGAGACATGGAAAACCAGCATCAGCAAGAACATACTCCCGCAACCATGATTTGGACATTGATGACAATAGGGAATGGAAGCATCTTGGGCGGTTTCAAGATACTTTGCCATATGAGAATTCTTTATCAGCAGATTCTAAG CACGATGAATGTGGCAGTGCTGGGCATGGTGGTCAAAACTATGTTCACATAACTGCTG ACGATGGACGGAGTACTTTAAAAGAGCATAATGGCAGCATGGTGGACAAGATAGAGGCATCTGATTTGCAGAGGAAACATGACAGGAGTAAAGCATGTGAAGATGACGACGAGTGGAGACATGATGGGTATTTTGAATTGGAGGCTGAGGCATCAGCTCCCAGGAAAAGGCCTGCATTCAGTGAAAAAAAAATGCCAGCAGAAGATGTCCCTCCCACTAGATCAGAACTCAGAAACCGCCATGATCGACAAACTTTTGGTGTTTCAGGACGGATGGAAAAGGAAAACTACTTTTCACATGGAGATGAGCTTGAGAGATTTTTCCATCAGGCCGACGATAAACATGATAGCCGGGGAGACAGATATCACCAAAGAAATGAAACGTACAGAGCTGGTTATCAGTCGAGAGAGAGGCATGGTAGCAGGGACACAAGGGGCAGGGAAACTTTTGCTGGAAGATACGGCGAGAAAAAAACCTATCGACAGGGTGGTTTGCAAGTAGAAAGATGGAGGCATGATCATTTTGATGAAGCAAATAGAAGCCCAACCCCAAAGAATGAAGAAGAGCAGATAGCTAAGGTTGAAGCACTGTTGGCTCTGTAG
- the LOC135624206 gene encoding glucan endo-1,3-beta-glucosidase 7-like, whose product MVGFRCCFVHFLYLILLSGLTVTGQEGFEVVHLQEPDSHGKRPSVGVSVSDADLPVVSSNVLAAETWLRSHVLARYPSTRITTIIVGRGVHCNKSNEHQWDFVLPSVKNLHYSLVRWGLVREMKVSAAFSADCLHQHSRVTLKPILGFLQESGSAYAIDEPSFSAHQDAWKRLGISKPKDIRVVRESRKLSSLTSPSASEMPKPVGFQVPSHLAKKPSPPPMIFPSPPDGSFSFPPDASPALVPPASPPDVFLASPPTCLPTPAAPAPGSGEGQKVGLWCVAKPTVPMEKLQEAMDYACGEGGANCEEIGPDGSCYYPDNVVAHASYAFNSYWQKTKQSGGSCSFDSTAVLINSDPSFLGCHFELS is encoded by the exons ATGGTCGGGTTTCGCTGCTGCTTTGTTCACTTTCTCTACCTTATCCTTCTATCGGGTCTTACAG TTACAGGTCAAGAAGGCTTTGAGGTCGTACACCTCCAGGAACCAGACTCACATGGGAAGCGGCCTTCGGTTGGGGTCTCAGTAAGCGACGCAGACCTTCCCGTGGTCTCTTCCAATGTCTTAGCAGCTGAAACCTGGCTGAGATCGCATGTCTTAGCTCGCTACCCTTCTACTAGGATTACCACCATCATAGTTGGAAGAGGCGTTCACTGTAACAAGAGCAATGAACACCAGTGGGACTTTGTTCTCCCTTCTGTCAAGAACCTTCACTACTCTCTTGTAAGGTGGGGGCTCGTGAGGGAGATGAAAGTCTCAGCTGCCTTCTCCGCCGACTGTCTGCACCAGCACTCTCGCGTTACACTCAAACCCATACTTGGTTTTCTGCAAGAGAGTGGCTCAGCTTATGCCATAGACGAGCCTTCCTTTTCTGCTCACCAAGATGCTTGGAAAAGGTTGGGCATTTCTAAGCCTAAGGACATCAGAGTGGTGAGGGAGAGCAGAAAGCTGTCGTCTTTGACCTCGCCTTCAGCTTCAGAAATGCCAAAGCCAGTTGGCTTTCAGGTGCCCTCGCACTTAGCCAAGAAACCAAGTCCCCCACCCATGATATTTCCGTCGCCGCCTGATGGTTCCTTTTCTTTTCCACCTGATGCCTCGCCCGCGTTGGTCCCTCCTGCAAGCCCACCTGACGTGTTCTTGGCCTCGCCACCAACGTGCCTGCCTACACCGGCTGCACCTGCTCCAGGGTCAGGGGAGGGGCAAAAGGTTGGCTTGTGGTGTGTAGCAAAGCCAACCGTTCCAATGGAGAAGTTGCAGGAGGCAATGGATTACGCTTGTGGTGAGGGTGGGGCTAATTGTGAGGAAATTGGGCCCGATGGGAGCTGCTATTACCCTGATAATGTGGTAGCTCATGCTTCCTACGCTTTTAATAGCTATTGGCAGAAAACAAAACAATCTGGAGGCAGTTGCAGCTTCGACAGCACCGCAGTGCTCATCAATTCAGATCCAA GCTTTCTAGGGTGTCATTTTGAACTCAGCTGA
- the LOC135624630 gene encoding vacuolar-sorting receptor 3-like produces MGPSAGFGLGFVLVAWGLVSGIWAPPVAGRFVVEKNSLMVISPSEIKGKHDSAIGNFGIPQYGGSMAGAVVYPKENAAACDEFSRPDLFRSKVGALPNFLLIDRGDCLFTKKVWNAQNAGASAVLVVDDKDEPLITMDLPLEDDESAKYIQNITIPSALIDKRFGEQLKTAVRSGEMVNVNLDWREAVPHPDERVEYELWTNSNDECGAKCDMLMNFLKEFRGVAQLLEKGGYSQFTPHYITWYCPQAFIISKQCKSQCINKGRYCAPDPEQDFSTGYDGKDVVIENLRQLCVFRVANESKRPWVWWDYVTDFHIRCPMNEKKYNKDCADTVMESLGLDIKKVEQCMGDPNADSDNPLLKMEQDAQVGTGSRGDVTILPTLIVNNRQYRGKLEKKAVLKAICAGFEETTEPPACLSDDIETNECLDDNGGCWHDKASNITACKDTFRGRVCECPVFNGVQFKGDGYSNCEAIGPGRCRINNGGCWQETRDGKTVSACQESGDGKCQCPVGFEGDAVKVCENINECEKKTACQCPECSCKDTWGSYECTCSGDLLYIKEQDTCISKKASEAKATWAAAWVLLMVLAIASFGAYVIYKYRLRSYMDSEIRAIMAQYMPLDGQGELPNHSLEEIHA; encoded by the exons ATGGGGCCATCTGCCGGCTTTGGCCTAGGGTTTGTCCTGGTGGCGTGGGGGTTGGTCTCGGGGATTTGGGCGCCGCCGGTGGCGGGGCGTTTCGTGGTGGAGAAGAACAGCTTGATGGTGATCTCGCCATCCGAGATCAAGGGGAAGCATGACAGCGCCATCGGCAACTTCGGCATCCCGCAGTATGGCGGGAGTATGGCCGGCGCGGTGGTGTACCCCAAGGAGAACGCCGCGGCCTGCGACGAGTTCTCGCGCCCCGATCTATTTAGGTCCAAGGTTGGCGCGCTTCCCAATTTTCTCCTCATTGATCGCGGAG attgccTTTTCACCAAAAAGGTCTGGAACGCACAGAATGCTGGTGCCTCTGCAGTGCTTGTTGTAGATGACAAGGATGAACCTTTGATAACCATGGATTTACCTCTGGAGGATGATGAATCTGCAAAATATATTCAGAACATAACAATTCCCTCTGCTCTCATTGATAAAAGGTTTGGTGAACAGTTAAAGACGGCTGTCCGCAGCGGTGAAATGGTCAATGTGAACCTTGATTGGAGAGAAGCTGTTCCACACCCAGATGAGCGGGTGGAGTATGAATTGTGGACTAATAGCAATGATGAGTGTGGTGCTAAATGTGACATGTTGATGAACTTCTTGAAGGAATTCAGGGGTGTAGCTCAACTGCTTGAGAAAGGTGGTTATAGTCAATTTACACCTCATTACATTACCTGGTACTGTCCTCAAGCTTTCATCATCAGTAAACAGTGCAAGTCACAATGCATCAATAAGGGGAGATACTGTGCACCTGATCCAGAGCAAGATTTCAGCACTGGTTATGATGGGAAGGATGTAGTTATTGAGAACTTGAGACAACTCTGTGTATTTAGAGTTGCAAATGAAAGTAAAAGACCCTGGGTTTGGTGGGATTATGTAACTGATTTTCATATACGGTGTCCTATGAATGAGAAGAAGTACAACAAAGACTGTGCAGATACTGTTATGGAGTCTCTGG GGTTAGACATTAAGAAGGTTGAACAGTGTATGGGAGACCCAAATGCTGATAGTGACAATCCTTTACTGAAGATGGAACAAGATGCTCAG GTTGGAACAGGTTCAAGGGGAGATGTTACTATATTGCCTACACTCATTGTTAATAATCGACAGTATCGAG GAAAATTAGAGAAAAAGGCTGTCTTAAAAGCTATTTGTGCTGGTTTTGAGGAAACTACTGAGCCACCTGCTTGCCTGAGTGATG ATATAGAAACAAATGAATGTCTGGATGATAATGGTGGATGCTGGCATGACAAAGCATCCAACATTACTGCCTGCAAG GATACTTTCCGTGGCAGAGTCTGCGAGTGCCCTGTATTCAATGGTGTGCAGTTTAAGGGTGATGGATATAGCAACTGTGAAG CAATTGGGCCTGGAAGGTGCAGGATAAACAATGGAGGCTGTTGGCAAGAAACTCGTGATGGCAAGACAGTTTCTGCATGTCAG GAATCTGGTGATGGTAAATGCCAGTGCCCCGTAGGATTTGAAGGTGATGCTGTCAAAGTCTGTGAAA ATATCAATGAGTGCGAGAAGAAAACAGCTTGTCAGTGCCCTGAATGCAGCTGCAAAGATACGTGGGGAAGTTATGAGTGCACCTGCAGTGGGGACCTTCTATACATCAAAGAACAAGATACTTGCATAA GCAAGAAAGCTAGCGAAGCAAAGGCTACATGGGCTGCTGCATGGGTGCTTTTGATGGTGTTGGCTATTGCTTCTTTTGGAGCATATGTTATATACAAGTACAGATTAAGG TCATACATGGACTCAGAGATCAGGGCTATAATGGCACAGTACATGCCGCTGGACGGCCAAGGAGAGCTTCCAAACCATTCTCTCGAGGAAATCCATGCCTGA
- the LOC135625545 gene encoding BTB/POZ domain-containing protein NPY4-like — MKLGSKPDSFQSKGQNIRFVQSELEIDIIVKVGDVIFHLHKFPLLSKSSRIQKLVTTNNDDNLGEIHIPDIPGGPAAFEICVKFCYGMTVILNAYNVVSARCAAEYLEMHETVEKGNLIYKIEVLLSSSIFHAWKDSIIALRTMKSLLPWSEDLKLVSNCIDSIASKASVNPSKVEWSYTYNQKKVPSENSLDPLWNGIVKEQSVPMDWWVEDLCELEIDFYTKIIVAIKAKRRVSSEVIGEALKAYTFRWLSNLGAASMNSAIDAAKYQSILQTIIWLLPAEKGSVSCRFLFKLLGAIILIDGGERSMKELIKQIGHHLEYASVSDLLIPVMPGQNTIYDIDTVMSIVKEFLMQHSIASQPSPNDTEETETMNLALVSDGSKMAVAKLIDGYLAEVAKDPNLLCSKFTDLAALISSKSRTVHDGLYHAIDIYLKEHPSLSKSEKKKLCGLLDCKKLSAEICIHTVQNERLPLRLVVQILFFEQMRASSACSGRAESGGSYGSSRSGITTNAEDEWDGMPTAEVLGSFKSTKLTHGNGGNQRNSGSSNTTKSDGHDKSGNAKAKGIKMPRKMLGELLSSKRQTGENSSSSNTSVSEETHN; from the exons ATGAAGCTTGGCTCAAAGCctgattcttttcagtcgaaAGGGCAGAATATCAG GTTTGTACAATCTGAGTTAGAGATTGACATCATTGTTAAAGTAGGAGATGTAATATTCCATCTACACAAG TTTCCACTTCTGTCCAAGAGTTCTCGTATACAGAAGTTGGTGACAACTAACAATGATGACAACCTTGGTGAGATTCACATTCCAGACATCCCCGGTGGTCCTGCTGCCTTTGAAATCTGCGTCAAATTTTGCTATGGCATGACTGTCATTCTCAATGCTTATAATGTAGTTTCTGCACGTTGTGCTGCTGAGTACTTAGAAATGCATGAAACAGTCGAAAAAGGGAACCTCATTTATAAAATTGAAGTTCTCCTAAGCAGTAGCATATTTCATGCCTGGAAAGACTCTATCATTGCTCTGCGGACTATGAAGTCGTTGTTACCATGGTCTGAGGACTTGAAGTTGGTCAGCAATTGCATAGACTCTATAGCTTCCAAGGCTTCTGTCAATCCCTCTAAGGTTGAATGGTCATACACATATAACCAGAAAAAGGTTCCGTCTGAGAATAGTCTTGATCCTCTGTGGAATGGCATTGTAAAAGAGCAGTCAGTACCAATGGACTGGTGGGTCGAGGACCTATGTGAGCTTGAGATAGACTTCTACACGAAGATCATAGTTGCCATAAAAGCAAAGAGGAGAGTGTCTTCTGAAGTGATTGGAGAAGCTCTTAAAGCTTACACGTTTAGGTGGCTCTCAAATTTGGGCGCAGCATCCATGAATTCTGCAATTGATGCTGCAAAATATCAGTCTATACTACAAACCATTATTTGGTTGTTGCCAGCAGAGAAAGGTTCTGTGTCATGTCGATTCCTTTTTAAGCTACTTGGAGCTATCATTTTGATAGATGGTGGTGAAAGAAGCATGAAAGAACTCATCAAACAAATAGGCCACCATTTAGAGTATGCTTCAGTGTCTGATTTGCTAATTCCTGTTATGCCAGGGCAAAACACCATATACGACATTGACACTGTTATGAGTATAGTGAAAGAATTCTTGATGCAGCACAGTATTGCTTCTCAACCCAGTCCAAATGACACTGAAGAAACAGAGACGATGAATCTAGCTTTAGTCTCTGATGGTTCAAAGATGGCTGTAGCAAAGCTTATTGATGGCTACCTTGCTGAGGTTGCAAAAGATCCTAACCTGCTTTGTTCCAAGTTTACTGATCTTGCTGCATTAATATCAAGCAAATCAAGGACTGTGCATGATGGGCTGTATCATGCTATTGACATCTATCTAAAG GAACACCCTAGCCTGAGCAAGAGCGAGAAGAAAAAGCTATGTGGTTTATTGGACTGCAAGAAACTCTCAGCAGAAATTTGCATTCACACGGTGCAGAATGAGCGGCTTCCTTTACGATTGGTGGTGCAAATCCTCTTCTTCGAGCAGATGAGAGCATCTTCTGCCTGCAGTGGACGAGCTGAGAGTGGTGGCTCTTACGGAAGCTCGAGGTCTGGCATCACAACCAATGCCGAGGATGAATGGGACGGAATGCCGACAGCTGAGGTCCTTGGATCATTCAAATCCACGAAACTCACCCATGGAAACGGTGGAAACCAAAGGAATTCTGGCAGCAGCAACACAACCAAGAGCGATGGTCATGACAAGAGCGGCAATGCCAAGGCAAAAGGCATCAAGATGCCAAGGAAGATGCTGGGTGAACTGTTGTCAAGCAAGAGGCAAACTGGGGAGAACAGTAGTTCCTCCAACACCTCGGTTTCAGAAGAGACGCACAACTAG